The sequence GGATAAATATACCAATGAAGGTGGTTATAGCTCCTGTCAAAGCAGCCCTTTTACTCGGGATAAAACGAATTGAACGAATAAAAAACCGCTCCCCTCGTATGGTAATGTTGCTCACCTTTGAAATATCCTGTGTTCCATACCAAGAGGCATCTCTTTGGGCAAACCATCGTCGGGGCACGGCAAAATCATTGATTGGAATCCGAACACGTCCTTTCAAAGAGCTCTCAAAGGAGTATTCTCTCGGCATATGCGTATCCAGTTTTCCATGATATGATACTGAGTCAATCATAGAACTGAGACAAAGGGTAAACTCTTCTGAGTAAGGATGGATATCAATCTCAAGATAGGAATAGCACGAGAGATCCATTGCACGATGCACAAAGGGTGAGTGATACCGAAAAACGGTCTGTCTATCGCCATCTGCACCAATAAGAGAATCAAGCACCACGCGAGTTCCGGAATCACTGGATACGGAATATTCAAAGAAGGGGTCCCTTTCGGGAAACACAGAAAGAGAAGCAGGGAGAAACAGAGCATACACTACGGTTCCCGCAATAAGAGAAATGAAAAAGATTTGTACATACACCCGCTGTCGTTTTTTCATACCCACACCCATGAGAGATACTGCATACCTCAATATAGTGTTTTTTGATATATGTAACAGACCCCCAAAACAACAAAACACTCTTAACAAACTGATTATAAGCTAATTGCAACATATTAACTCGTACATAACACAGGAAAATGAACACTATTTTGATACAAAAAAAGCTCTTTTGCCTTAAAAAGAGCTCTCAGCATATTGCCGCTTTACAAAAATGACAGCAAAAGGTATTTTTTATATGAAGAATACTTATCATATTCCCCGAAAATCCGAAAAAGATTCCCATGAGGTGAAAAAAAGCACATTCATCTCCTATCTCTTTCATGCGCCTCATATGAATGACGTGTCATCTCATCTCCAAGCCCTAAAACAAAAACACCCCAAGGCACGCCATATCTGCTGGGCTTGCATTGCCGGAGATCCAGCAGACACATCAGTCCGTGGATTTAGTGACGATGGAGAGCCTTCGGGCTGCGCAGGTAAACCTCTTCTAAAAGTACTTGCCTATTCCGGCCTCGGAGAAACCGCCCTCTTTGTGGTACGCTATTTTGGAGGGATAAAGCTTGGTACCGGAGGTATGGTGAAAGCATATACTACAGCTGCACAACGTGTAATTTCCCTCTGCAGTACGGAGAAAATTGTTCCGACCATCTCCGGTGAAATAACAATCCCCTATCGTATGGAGCCACTCCTGCGGTATATACTGCAAGATCCTGCAATTACTCATACTGAATTTCAGTACAGCGAAGCTGTGCGGGTACACCTTTCTCTTGAAGAGACTTCCTTTCAACGAATTTCTGAACGTATTCGCACAGAATGCAACTGCACTATTAGCCCAGATCCATAGCTCATTTTTGAAAACAGATTTCCTGCTGAAACAAAGAAAAAGGAACTC is a genomic window of Chitinivibrio alkaliphilus ACht1 containing:
- a CDS encoding IMPACT family protein, producing the protein MKNTYHIPRKSEKDSHEVKKSTFISYLFHAPHMNDVSSHLQALKQKHPKARHICWACIAGDPADTSVRGFSDDGEPSGCAGKPLLKVLAYSGLGETALFVVRYFGGIKLGTGGMVKAYTTAAQRVISLCSTEKIVPTISGEITIPYRMEPLLRYILQDPAITHTEFQYSEAVRVHLSLEETSFQRISERIRTECNCTISPDP
- a CDS encoding helix-turn-helix transcriptional regulator, producing the protein MKKRQRVYVQIFFISLIAGTVVYALFLPASLSVFPERDPFFEYSVSSDSGTRVVLDSLIGADGDRQTVFRYHSPFVHRAMDLSCYSYLEIDIHPYSEEFTLCLSSMIDSVSYHGKLDTHMPREYSFESSLKGRVRIPINDFAVPRRWFAQRDASWYGTQDISKVSNITIRGERFFIRSIRFIPSKRAALTGAITTFIGIFILLVTVYTQMRLYKNRKIKARIYGSKSTLSRGLDVSEKHASKKVLPDEVFPEKHEQRISVAAYIDIHFTSSELRRAAVAEKLGYTIAELTTALREERGMTYKEYVTHLRISKARELLRTTEYPISRISFLTGHQYANSFSRTFKNCEGISPQEYRNRYGLRRDNKKVEQSLGKIVSC